AGATCTTCCAAATTGTATTCAAGATTACAGCCTTACTAATAGAACTTAAAATAATACTCAACTATAAAGGCAGAAGCAGAAGGAATATTCATCCAAGAACGTTACTGAGGAAAAATACACACTTCCACTGAGAACTACAAACTCTTGGATTCAATGCAGACTAGCAAAAACTATGGCAAAGTGGATGAAAAGAATTACATAGTTGATACCAATTTGCTAAGGTCAAGTTTCAGTCACTTTAGTAGCTTCACTCAAGGTCCAATGTTCACTCAAGTCTTTAAGGAAGACTTTAGACAAGAAAGTTTTCTGCTTTCAACATTTGGCCATAAAATTAATGTTGATTCTGCTTTTTGTCCAGTCCAAATTACTCctcccaaaaattcaaaaaaactcCAACTTGCATTCATAGCCAAACAGCACCAAACTGTTGAAAACAAgaactatttttttcaaataatcaattttaataGAGAAACACCCAATCTTGTTAAAGATTTATATACCTTTAAGAAACGTATAGAACTTCTAGTGCTAAATGGATCAACATCGACTCCGAAGATTCATGTAATCAGCCATTTAATGTGGAATCTAGCCTAATGTTGCTACCTTCACATCTACACATTAATAACTTACTGCTTTTCTATCCATTAGAGTCGGAAAAAAAATCAGTTCTTTACCCTTTCAAATCATGGAAGttaatacaaattaaaaagCTACATCAATCACATTAGTTTATACTCATAAAAATTACAAAAGCTACATCAACCAGATTACTTTATACTCATAAAAACTAATACAAATTACAAAGCTTAACCAACCGGATTAGTTTATACTCATAAAAGTCCACACAACTTACAAAGATACATCAACCAGATTAGTTTATAGTCATAAAAGTTAATATAAATAATGAAGCTACATCAACCAGATCAGTTTATACTCATAAAAGTTAATACAAACTACAAAGCTACATCACCTGTAAAATCTAATAGTTAAACAATATATTTTGCTTGATTTTGAGTgtcaaataaagagaaagatGAGCCGCCGGCGTACCTTCCGGGGAGAGGAGTCTTTCTGATGTATGCTGCTGCTGTATTAGAGAATGAGAGAATGCTAGAAACCCTAGAGATTCTATAGTAGGGTTTCGTCAAAGAGGGTTGGGCTATTGTATATCAGGTCGGCCTAGTAATTATTGGGCTTTTTAGTTAAGCCCAAAACAGCTGAGGATCctacttattattttatttttttcagcgAGGCccttacttattttatttttttcagtcAGGCCATACTTATGAAGTCCACAAAGTTTGGATAATTCATGGATATAACTAACTACGTAACTAGGAAAATATAAACGTTCATTTTGTTAGTCATATTTTCTTGTGATTTTGCTttgaatttttatcttttaattggagagttctattttttttaagagCGTATATTGTTATTGGATTAATCATGTTCATGCATTTTTATTCAACCTGAAAATCTTGACAAGCAACTTGCAAAATTATAGAGCCCATCGGTTCATAAATCTTGTTATGTTTATACATTGTTACagagttgtattttttttatcaaattgatTCATTATTTCGATGTCAAAGttgaatatattttgaatttcacGAGTTACTATATATCCTAGGACTTCCATGCAGTGCGTTTGTAGATTTCTGGACAAGGAATTTGTTGGTTAttgcaaaaataattttcaaacttCAATTGTAGTTACAAGTCTTGTTAAATATTAATGCTTGATAAGTAGCAGATCCATGATCTAATTAAGTGCATTGATAACATCTCTGCACCTATCACACCTCCGCGACAACAGGTGTGGCCCTGTGGGACTTCGTTTAAACATATACTTAACAAAATTCAATTATTAAGTACTGAATAAATCCCTGTCAGTATCAAGTATTAGATCAATCAACACAAATCTAAGTTGATCTAAAAGATTGAATCATATTATAGAAttagagcaaaaacaacaactGATTAACAATAAATTTGTTACAGAACATTGAAAAACGTGAGGTGTTTTCAAGGAAATTACACAGAGAGGGATTCGACGACGAGAGCGGCTTACCTTTCAGGGAAAAAATTCTGTTGATGTATGCTGCTGTTGTGTATCAGAGAATGGAGAAAGATAAAACCCTAGAAGTTTTATAGTAGGGTTTCGTTGTTGGGTTGGTGGGTAGGCTATAATAGGATAGGCTCGGCCCAGTAAACATTGGGCTTTCAGCTCTGTTATGTCCTGGATCCAACTGTCTTCAGGCCCAAATCTAATATTATTTAGAGCAAATAATACAAATCTCACTAATTTAGGGCATAATTACGTGTCTTTCACTATAGTTTTTGAAATTACTTTTTGTATCACAATTACTTCAGATATATATTAGtcaaattaggtgtaatttgtttCAAATACATTATATTCGAGTGTGATTCATATGTATTTGAAATACACTGACTATCTCCCTCTTCTCTCGCCTGTCTCTCTACCTATTTATCTATATTTCAGTATGTAGATGGTATCAAATATACATGTTGAATATCTCTCCCGCCTCTCTCCTCTTTCACCCTTCTCTCTTCCAATTTATTTGTATTTCAGAATATATATGGTATCAAAGATACATATATCTAGAATCAAAAATACATGGTGACTCTCTCGCCCACCTTCTCCTATTTCGCTCCCACTCTCCCTCTCTCGCTCGGTTATGTACCTATATTTCAAAATGTATCTAGtatactagatacatgtatcttgCATCAAAGATGCATGCACTTGGTACCAAACTACCTAATTAGTGAgataatatgtaattattttaaattataaaataaattagtgTATATGGTAAGAATGCTTATGTAATTAGATAGTTTTTATTCTTAGTAGGAAAAGAACGATCTCTGATAGAAAGTCGAAGGTAGTCGGccaaatttacttttttttaataggtACAAATAGTTACATCTTAATTAAACATTGTCatacatattatacatatattttatattcgCCGACTAGTTTTAATTTAAGCCGTAGGGATAGTTATTTAGGTTAAAAAAAATCCCTAAATTATGGTAAAAATTTTCAAGTGTTCCTCCCAAAATCTATTGATTAAACCTTATCGATTCGTGTCATTTTATCAATACACACTAAACAATAAATTAATGAATCATTTTTTAACGAACCTGTCTATATAATTCGTCCCCAAAAAtgtaaaaatcaattttttgaaGATCCTTTTTTTTTCAGAAGCTCAGAAATTAACATTTGAATTTTAATGATTTAATTTGAGAAATAATGAAGTTTTAATATGATCACAAACGAATTGGTTGGATGACCCTACAAATTTATGGTTTAAATTGACAATGAGACTTAAAACTAACTCACGGTTCATTGTTGCTCTAAAAAGAAAACTATAAGCAAGTTGCAAAATTTAGgattaagaaaatatgacaatCAACATAGGTAAATATTGGTTTTTCTTCAAAGATATTTAGGAAAACTCTTTTTACTGAAACCAAACAGCTTGAATATTTGCTCAAGGCATTATGAAAAGAACCAATACAACCAAACTCACAAATAATGAATATTGGGAAAAAAAATCAACGCGATAGTTGTATGACAcaccaaaacaaataaaaacatTAGTTATTGTCGTTGACACGAAGCTaccaaaatattatcataaaCAATTCCAAAATCTTGGAAGTGCACCAAGATCACACGAATCATGTTTAAAACCTCAAGATCGACATGTCCAAACTTACGAGTCTAAGCAAACAAAATCGAAGACTATTAAGTACTGAATAAATCCATGTCAGTATCAAGTATTCAAGGGATGAGGCATCCATAATTATGGGCTCAGCGCAATCTCCTGGCCTCCCTCTCAGACTCCAACAATGTGAGAATATCACCCTTTCTGACTGGTCCCTTGACATTTCTCATGAAAAACCCATTCTGATCGTCCAGAAACTTGACTCTTATCTGAGTCACATGCCCTCTGGATCTGGTACGAACCATGATTTTAATCACAAGTGCATGCTTGGTTACAGATTCCATACCGAAAATACAGAATATATTTGTAAGAAGCCATAATGGATAACATATTGAAAGGGATCAAATGAAACAATAGCAGGCGAAAGACAAACAAACCACACCAAAACCTAACATTCAATTAACTTAAGaaactaataaaattaaatattcaaaaaaaacaaCACTCCAACACTTTCAACTATTGAAGCATTTCATCAGTGGCAGATCCATGATCCAATATACTGCATTTATAACATCTCTGCACCTATTACACCTCCGTGACAACAGGTCTGGGACTTGGTTCAAACATATACTATACAAAAAATTTCAACTATCCATCACATTGTTTAATGCTATATACCAAACAGACATAACACATGTTGAATGACATTGTAAATACGCATTGGAGACTTGGAGGTAACAAGATACCAACACACAGTAACTTAGCAACTTCCATTATTGCAGGTTCACATATCTTCTCCAACCAATATAAGCTTCAACAATAGTATGCTGATATTTATACCTCAAAAATAGAGTAAGTTTCACAATTTCAAGTGTGTCAATAATATATTGATTATTGAGTTAGACCCTTATTTTTGTTAGCTAATTATAGAGTAAGGTTAGCTAAGATACACGTTAGCGTTACTTGATTTTTTAGAGTAAGGTTAGCTAATTATAGAGTAATCACAAGTGCATGCTTGGTTACAGattccattatctgtcctcaaacacttgatctttttctcagattcaagttccactcACACTTTGAACtatttgaaaactgaaaaaatatctGTCTTCcttttgattggatacacccaacttctcctgaagttattgtcgataaatgacatgaaatatttcgctcctcttAGGGACTCCACTGGTGGTGTCCAGACATGAGAGTGGAtcagatctaatatttccttgcttttaccAGAGGAACTTCTAAACtttagtctattttgcttactggtaacacaatgctcacaaaagggtagtgaaacctttttgagcacTCGAAGAAGCTTTTgttcagcaagaatcttcaaacctcgttccgacatatgaccaagtttatgatgccatatcatcgttgattcttcaaatgaacttgctgacgcagttgatgcttctccttcttggtgtgttttacctttaagcacatatggATTTGTAGTaagtttttccgctttcatcactacaagcgcttctttagatattttcatgactccatCATGAgtattatatgaacatccattatcatctaattgtcccaaagataatagattcttcctcaagtcttttacatgtcgtaccttcTGGATGGTGCGTATTGTgccatcatatattttttttgatggacccaataccaataacatccaaagcatgatcgtctcccatgaacacagaccctcttgagataggattatattgatggaaccattctctccgagAAGTCATGTgtcatgttgctcctgtgtccatgatccagacatcagtgaaaTGTTTTCTGCCTTcgttatttgatattgcttcactacaaaaaatatcgccatcatccgaggtacatgcaacatttccttgagcatttgatagctcagggtgttcactcttctttttgaaccgacaatctttcttgaagtgccctttcttgccataGTTGTAgaacttgatattcttcttacttcttgattgagatctaccatgattgtgactcccactaggGCCACATtctgttggtcttcctctcaccatcatcaaagcttcagcttgctgcgaacttacttgtctgtcttccttatttttgcgtcgattttctttttctaagaCGGCGgttgcaatttcatcgaaaactcaactgtctgtattgttcgtcaggttgatgatgagttgatcatacgagttaggcagactttgaagtagaagctccgcacgttcagtcccctctattttgcaacccattgttgtaagttgcgaaaatagagtatttaaagtattgatgtgttcagtaactgacatggactctgccattcgaagagtatacaatcttctttttaagaagattttattgtgcaaagacttggcctcatacaatccCGTAAGAGTATCACATATTTCCTTCGCAGTCAgtttttcagccacactagataacacttgatcagctagtgtcaAGTGTAAATCAGCAACTgcattgctgtctatgtcgttccacttgctatCATCAGTGAAGTCTATGTGCCTGCCTTTAATTGCAgttaagcaattgtcttttcttaatatcgcttttattttcattttccacaatgagaaattagtctcattgaatttttcaacgtcaaactttattgtactcgacattgttatttgcttcacatccttctagatcatttctgaatatttttatgaacaatcgtgacaaattgtaccgtcaccgaaatttactatttacgtaaatagtactattcatcgaatttactattcatgaaaatttactattcacgaatagTACTttcgcataaaacagacagaataaccgagggctctgataccactgttgggaaAAGAAAGCACCACAAGTacagtttgatatgacaataaatataaaaataaattagacacgagaattttaatcggaaacccctcaaacagatagaggggaaaaaccacggggtagaaggattttactattaaaatatgggagtacactactctcaaatacaaggagaaaacaataattaacacttctctcttgtaaaaggaataactcactaaagaggacattcaagactataatatttatcttggtgtataactctctttgtattcttactctatTTTTCTGGGATGATTTTAATGAGGGCAAgatgccctctatttataggaataaaAACGCATAACAATTTATGCGGTGCATTTTTGTCAAACGCGTATACGCGTTAAAAGGAAAAGTTGCTGCTTTTTGTTGTTGCTTTTTCTTcctctacttttccttttttcttcctCCTTTTTCGTTTTTTCTGACTTTCTTGCATTGACTTCATACCTATATGTGAATGTattcttttgattattttttcttcagtAACAGGTTCTTTGCTATCTTCTTCGATTTCATGATCGAATAAATTATTCTTTGAAACTGAAAACTCTGTATCTGATAAGTACTCGTCTGGTGTTTCGTATCCGCCTGCTGGAGTTTCCACAGGCTGCATCTGTTGAGGTGTCCCCTTAAACAACTCGAAAATTCCCTCCTTCTCCGGATTTCAACAGCGATTTTGGGTCGTACTCCTCGGGATTGTCTTGAAAAATGTGGTACTGAAAACTCTTCATCGCCACAATCCTTGTTTGTAGAATCAATCTTCTTTGTGTCTGAGCTTTTGAGGTTGCTCTCTTCATTGGATTGGCTGAAATCTGTGACTGATAAGTTATTAAGTATGTTGGTACAACATTCCTTCCTGATAGAGGGCACTTCCTCCTCATAATTGGTGAATTTCTGCAACATCAGGATTGAATTTTAACAATTATACATAGCTCATCTTGCCATAGAGATCAAGGTAGTAACAGAGGCGGATTCAGAATTTAAGTTAGTAATTATTGATCAACTAATCTTTTGTGGCAGGGAGTACAAATttagcacatatatattatttctttgaagttttttttttattttttaataataagcTCTATAGGTAATTCCCAACGACATGTATTAGTGTAATTTCATAAGTAGGGTAGAGAGAGTAAGATATATATAGACCTTATCTCTATCTTTATggatagagagattgtttttAATAGACGCCCGACTAAAAACAAATGTAACTAATGCAGCAAAGTAAGACAGAAAAGGGACAACAAAATAGCAAATCATGTACAAAGCAAATATAGCAACATTATTTAATACACAATGAGAAAATTAGACTACATGATACTTAAATCATACTGCTAGAAGTACGATAACACTCGATGACCAACTACCTTTCTACCCTAATACTCGACTTTCAGATATTGcaaaatatcaattttgttTGAAATAATAGTTCTTGTGTTAAAAGGACCATCTGTTAGCAAATGCTTATATCTAGACAACAGCGATATCAACGTGATGTTTCTTAAGAAATGACATGAATGCTTCGAAAATCTCCTCTATAGGGAGATAATGTCCACTCTGAGGCCAGACCGCCTATTTCTTGCAAGAATTTAGATACATCAACAACCTGCAGGTTATTTCGGAGAAAAAAAACATACAACTTGTTGGCAAAATCATGGCAGTTCTATTTACCTTTGTAATACCATCTTCCGCCACTAATCTCCCAGCAGACAATGCGGCACCACCTGCCGGAAACTTGAATGCTGAAATGTGCCTTTTTGCTTCATCCAACGTACAAGATTTTGGACACACTTAGCACAAATATCCACTTTGCCTCTAGAGGGCCTCTTTTCATATCGAGAAGCCTTCTACTCTGCTTGTATAAGAATTTTTCTCCCACAATGATAATTTCATATGCCTCCCTCTCTATCTGTGATTATTCATAGCTCGTGAGTTGTAATTAATGTTTTCTCTTGAGAAGTGAACTTACTGCTTCAAGTCAATGCTGCAAAGCAAGTTTTCATGCTTTCCCATCTTTGGACAGACCTTACCGACTTACCAACACACAAGTAAAGTCCTAAAATTAGAACTTAACCaaccaaaaaaagaaggaaaaaacaaGAAAGGAATCTGGCAGGGAGTTAGCGTAAATGTAAGGTTAATTCATACCTTTGCAGCTCTAGTTAATGCTTGTGACCAACGAGAAACATCAATTTAAAGTTTCTTGGTGTCAAGGTATGATATAAAACTGTGCTTGAGTTCAACAAAATCCAATAGCTTCCACCTGAAAATTACACCAAAAGTTCCATAGTCAATGCAACATACGTGAAGGCGTGAAATGCAACGACAAATATCCCCAACAAAAGTTCCCTAACTAATCCCTCCGTCTCAATTTGTTTATCCGATTATAAGTTGGTACGGACTCTTGAATCTAGTgttttaaacatgtcatgttgaaattgaagagttacaaaaaacaagagaaaagagacactctttttgaaacggattaaaaagaaaagtaagacaaacaaactGAAACTGGTGGAGTTTCATTTATAAACTATTATACCATTTGTGCTCAACAAGAATATCACAATCAGCTAGCTGTCTTTGCCTACGAAAACTTTTATATGTCTTCTGCAACTTTACAGCAGCCTGATCTCTATGTTTTCCATACTCTGCTGGTAGCATCCTAGTATCTTTATCGGGATACTTTGCAATTTTGGAGAAACTTCAGCCCTGTTCCACAAGTTGTCTGATCTAGTGATTTTCTTATCCTCCTTATCGAAAATAAGAGTCCTCAATACAATCTTGGCGTCAAATTCCCTCTTTTTATAGGTAAGAGTTCCCTCAAGGATCATATTCCCAGAACCAAATGACTTCAAGATTTTCGACTTTCTAGTAATTTGGTCATTGAAATTCTTGGGTTGTAATGCATTCCTCATATCGTCAATTCCTAAACTTAATGTTCTCACCAAATATGATTCAACCCGACTATCCAAATCCTCGAAATTGGTATTAAAATGCTAAAACTAACAATCCtccactcattttaatattatataagagAGTTTATCATCTACACGAAGACTACTATACATAATAAAGGTGTGCTTTGCATTGAACCTCCACTTAGTGAAACAATAACATTTTCTCCAGAGTCGTAGTGGTCTCAGACTTGAACTGCGACTGCTTAAGGAACATAATATATTACTACTCACACATAGTAATAAGGTGTTGTCACGAGCTTTATAAGCCAACACATTACGGCCTTATGTTATTCCGATTTTATGAGTGCTTTTGAGAATAAGCTCAATTCTCATAGGAAGCGGCCTACTTCCACActcacataggtgaaatctgTCGAGAGTGCTCCTGTAAATTTAACACTCCACCCATACGGGCtacagattttcattaagagttttttAAACTCAACCTCCACAATTCACTACAGGAAATAATGCACTCACATATAGGGAGGGAataaaaatagtgcattttttcacaacaagtcatcatatgattcTTTTTTCCCATTGAACCTGATTATAGGATCTCTAGTTTCCAGGTTGGATTTTCTCATATATGACTCATGAATTTATAAACTTCAATCCCACCCCTCGATGTGCTCCAGACCTTTTCTCTTGTTAAGGCCTTAGTAAGAGGATCTGCAAGATTTTCACAAAatttgacataatcaacattaatggtACCACTTGTCAAATACGGTCTTACATTACTGTGTTTCCTCCTTATAGTTCTGGATTTACCATTGTAATAATGAATTTGAACTCTACCAATTACTGCAGTGctatcacaatgaattaaaattggaggaattggtttttcaaaataaggtatttgaaataataaatctcttaaccTATTCTCTTCCTCACTAGCTGAAGCTAAAGCAATTAGTTAAGCCTCTATGGTAGAGTTAACAattatagtttatttttttgattttcaacaAATAGCACCACCAtccaatataaaaatataaccaGTGGTAGAACATGAATCACCTGTTAAAGTGCTCTAATCTGCATCAGAAAAGCCTTCAAGTACAGCAGGATATTTTCTATAGAACAAATCACAAGTTTTTGTTCCAATTAAATATCTCGCAACTCTTGTTATAGCATGCCAATGTTCATTACATGGCTTGCTTGTAAACCTGGTAAGTACTCCTACTGCATATGcaatgtcacgacctaaccccgtgggTGCCACGACTgaggtctgacctggacccccatatccGTATCTATCAGATGTAACGATCAATATAAGGACTATCCATAAGAACCCCAGTAGGTCCTAGCATCTtcatacctgtagcctctttcatttgtatcttatcatgaaagggcgtgcaagccaAAAAGGCTGCCATAGTACCTTAATATTTACAACACATCATGTAGGCATAATAGAACCaaacttacacgtataacccacacatatgtctacagacctctaagaatattaatagtaacatatggcgggatagggcccccgccgtatccctgaataaacaatatatacataggaggtttggtTACTACAACTCGGCTCCAAATCAATTGAGCTCcttccaaactggctgagtggaatcctaagctggcagactcCCAACATCTGTGtatgtacctgcgagcatgaaacgcagccccttaGAGAacagagggtcagtacgacatatgtactaagtatataagcataacataactgagataacaacggAAATAAGGATGCagaaaatcaagtatagcatttaatagggtgttgtacctgcacctcacaaaataaagtcctgtATACAGTTATCatgtaccgtatccggcccgctcggggactcggtgttacaaatacatcatctatcatgacaggcatatgtatattattagtGCTATGGAacatacaacccgatccatatatatatatatatatatatatatatatatatatcaggttAGTGTCGAGGAGCGTTCGACTCGATCCATACATACATAACACGTTAGTactgaggaacgtacggcctgatccctatacatataatacgttagtgccgaggaacgtacggtccgatccctatataatataataatgcatatacgtgcacgtaaaactctgtaacataccAAACGCCTCTCAGATATCActataaagcatgttcaagagcccctaggtatatgagcttacacatcccatcattattcaatatatagaaggctcgaggaaTAAGAGTTTAACCACTTTAAGAATTCTAACCTCAAGGAGTGAAtacgagtcacgagttatactcggaatttatgaatggaatcacctctaactcatatcatatatcgcttcacttaccttaaactgtttcaagagaaggaagggataggcttcacgtgtactactttttgtcatgtagaagacttataagtccataactcaactatcgcaggagttctaatatcgagaagtgaataagattgatgaaccatactcggggttctatgaatggaattattctcacattacatatacaattcacttaagactaagacatgccaaagggaaagaagataagctttacatacctcgtacggtTTACTCTTTGTCCcgttcacctcgtcgtcctttgaacctattcaacacggaagtaatacgaatatcaaccactcttgactttctaGCACCTTAAATtacatggaacctatttccttgttcgtctcctcgactaggtttttaactagttaaggcattaacgaaaattgaaaagcacctcccctataaagtgccctatccgaatttccgattacatccctaatcactacagccaaccaaaaacaataccctgcaacatatat
This region of Solanum dulcamara chromosome 9, daSolDulc1.2, whole genome shotgun sequence genomic DNA includes:
- the LOC129904084 gene encoding 40S ribosomal protein S28-like, with amino-acid sequence MESVTKHALVIKIMVRTRSRGHVTQIRVKFLDDQNGFFMRNVKGPVRKGDILTLLESEREARRLR